One genomic region from Croceicoccus sp. YJ47 encodes:
- a CDS encoding aminotransferase class I/II-fold pyridoxal phosphate-dependent enzyme, with translation MTEASAQPHKPEPIAEPDGAVADLFSKFDPLIKQRRELLDTGVTDPFSLVMERVLSPVTAVCNGRETILLGTYNYMGMTFDPDVIEAGKTALDDFGSGTTGSRVLNGTYSGHRECEDALREFYAMDHAMVFSTGYQANLGIISTIAGKGDYIVLDIDSHASIWDGCAMGQAEVVPFKHNDIDAMEKRLKRIPEGAGKLVILEGVYSMLGDVAPLQEMVAVAKKHGAMVLVDEAHSMGFIGPNGRGVAEAAGVMDDVDFIIGTFSKSVGTVGGFCVSNHSKFEIMRLVCRPYVFTASLPPSVVATATTSIRKLMHAGEKREHLWTNSRRLHLGLQKLGFTLGTDAPQSAIIAVIMPDLEQGAAMWEALLREGLYVNLARPLATPANMTLLRCSLCAEHSEEQVGQILTMFEAAGKAVGII, from the coding sequence TTGCTCGACACCGGGGTCACCGATCCGTTCAGCCTGGTGATGGAGCGCGTGCTTTCGCCGGTGACGGCGGTCTGCAACGGGCGGGAGACGATCCTGCTCGGCACCTATAATTACATGGGCATGACCTTCGATCCCGACGTGATCGAGGCGGGCAAGACCGCGCTCGACGATTTCGGGTCGGGCACCACCGGCAGCCGCGTTTTGAACGGCACCTATAGCGGGCATCGCGAATGCGAGGATGCGCTGCGCGAATTCTACGCCATGGATCATGCCATGGTCTTCTCCACCGGGTATCAGGCCAATCTCGGCATCATTTCGACCATTGCGGGCAAAGGCGATTACATCGTGCTCGACATCGATTCGCATGCGTCGATCTGGGACGGATGCGCGATGGGTCAGGCCGAGGTCGTGCCGTTCAAGCACAATGACATCGACGCCATGGAAAAGCGGCTGAAGCGCATTCCCGAAGGCGCGGGCAAGCTCGTCATTCTCGAAGGCGTGTATTCCATGCTGGGCGATGTCGCGCCGTTGCAGGAGATGGTTGCCGTCGCCAAGAAACACGGCGCGATGGTGCTCGTCGACGAAGCGCATTCGATGGGGTTCATCGGTCCGAACGGGCGCGGCGTCGCCGAAGCGGCGGGCGTCATGGACGACGTCGATTTCATCATCGGCACGTTTTCGAAAAGCGTCGGCACCGTCGGTGGTTTCTGCGTGTCCAATCATTCCAAGTTCGAGATCATGCGGCTCGTGTGCCGGCCCTATGTCTTCACCGCGAGCCTGCCCCCGTCGGTGGTTGCGACGGCCACGACCTCGATCCGCAAGCTCATGCATGCGGGCGAGAAGCGCGAGCATCTGTGGACCAATTCGCGGCGCCTGCATCTCGGCCTGCAAAAGCTGGGCTTCACGCTCGGCACCGATGCGCCGCAGAGTGCGATCATCGCGGTGATCATGCCCGATCTGGAGCAGGGCGCGGCCATGTGGGAAGCGCTTTTGCGCGAGGGGCTCTACGTCAATCTCGCCCGGCCGCTAGCGACACCTGCGAACATGACATTGCTGCGCTGCTCGCTTTGTGCGGAACATTCCGAAGAACAGGTTGGGCAGATCCTCACCATGTTCGAAGCGGCGGGCAAGGCGGTCGGGATCATCTGA
- a CDS encoding YqaA family protein, with protein MLRDLYEWTVEKARHRHAERWLALISFMESSFFPIPPHPLLGLMCLARPERAIRYAAITTAASVVGALFGYAIGYFLYELIGQALLGALGLADKFPIAACYLREKDWEIILVAGSTPVPFKLLTITAGFIEMALIPFVLASIAGRALIFMTVGILFRVFGAPIKRFIDKYLGLLTTVFIVLLVGGFVALSFIGGDGEGPASACEAATSVQRSDAP; from the coding sequence CTGCTTCGCGATCTTTACGAATGGACGGTTGAAAAGGCCCGGCATCGGCATGCCGAACGCTGGCTCGCCCTGATCTCCTTCATGGAATCGAGCTTTTTTCCGATACCGCCGCATCCCTTGCTCGGCCTGATGTGCCTCGCCCGGCCGGAGCGGGCGATCCGCTATGCCGCGATCACCACGGCCGCCTCGGTCGTCGGGGCACTGTTCGGATATGCGATCGGGTATTTTCTATATGAGTTGATCGGGCAGGCGCTGCTCGGCGCGCTGGGTCTCGCCGACAAGTTCCCGATCGCGGCGTGCTATCTCCGGGAAAAGGACTGGGAGATCATTCTGGTCGCCGGATCGACGCCGGTGCCCTTCAAGCTGCTGACGATCACCGCCGGCTTCATCGAGATGGCGCTCATCCCCTTCGTGCTCGCCAGCATCGCCGGCAGGGCGCTGATCTTCATGACGGTGGGTATTCTGTTCCGGGTCTTCGGCGCGCCGATCAAGCGGTTCATCGACAAATATCTGGGGCTTCTCACCACCGTATTCATCGTGCTTCTGGTCGGCGGCTTCGTCGCGCTGTCCTTCATCGGCGGGGACGGGGAAGGTCCGGCCAGCGCCTGCGAAGCGGCGACCAGCGTGCAGCGCAGCGACGCACCATGA
- a CDS encoding DNA-packaging protein, whose protein sequence is MRLADRLNWLLTLPAKDRLTVLDLFDDAEREELRWHWELWARPEQLPPPGDWRTWLICAGRGFGKTRAGAEWVRMVVRRNPEARIALVGASLAETRAVMVEGESGILATSPPHRRPVFEPSLRRLTWPTGAQAWLYSAAEPEGLRGPQHSHAWCDEIAKWEIAGERATRAWDNLMLGLRLGECPQVLATTTPKSVELLKRLMVSETTGETIVTRGTSYENAANLPARFLKDIRADFGRSAIGRQELEGVLLEDVEGALWTRDMLENCRETAGVAMERVVVGVDPPASAKGDACGIVVAGLGTDGIARVLADCSVVKPTPEQWARAAAGAARMWNADRVVAEANQGGAMVESVMRAADVNLPIKLVHASRGKVARAEPVAALYEAGRVRHQGVFAEVEDEMCALVSGGEYHGPGRSPDRADALVWALTELMLSPSGRPRIWVQ, encoded by the coding sequence ATGAGGCTCGCCGACAGGCTTAACTGGCTGCTCACGCTTCCGGCCAAGGACCGCCTTACCGTCCTCGACCTGTTTGACGATGCGGAGCGGGAGGAGCTGCGCTGGCACTGGGAACTATGGGCGAGGCCCGAACAATTGCCGCCGCCGGGAGACTGGCGAACGTGGCTCATCTGTGCCGGGCGCGGCTTCGGAAAGACCCGCGCCGGCGCAGAGTGGGTCCGCATGGTCGTCCGCCGCAACCCGGAGGCGCGTATTGCGCTCGTGGGGGCGTCGCTGGCGGAGACGCGGGCGGTGATGGTGGAAGGGGAAAGTGGAATACTGGCCACATCCCCTCCCCATCGCCGCCCCGTTTTCGAACCCTCGCTGCGCCGGCTGACCTGGCCGACGGGGGCGCAGGCGTGGCTTTATTCCGCCGCCGAGCCCGAAGGCCTGCGCGGTCCGCAGCATAGCCATGCATGGTGCGACGAGATCGCGAAATGGGAGATCGCCGGCGAGCGGGCGACGCGGGCGTGGGACAACCTGATGCTGGGCCTTCGCCTTGGCGAGTGCCCGCAGGTTCTGGCGACGACGACGCCGAAGTCCGTCGAATTGCTCAAACGGTTGATGGTAAGCGAGACGACGGGCGAGACCATCGTCACGCGGGGCACGAGCTATGAGAACGCGGCCAATCTGCCGGCCCGCTTTTTGAAGGATATTCGCGCCGATTTCGGGCGCAGCGCCATCGGGCGGCAAGAGCTCGAAGGCGTGTTGCTCGAAGATGTCGAGGGCGCCTTGTGGACTCGCGACATGCTTGAAAACTGCCGCGAGACGGCGGGAGTCGCCATGGAGCGGGTGGTCGTCGGGGTCGATCCGCCGGCCAGCGCGAAAGGGGATGCGTGCGGTATTGTCGTGGCCGGATTGGGCACCGACGGCATCGCACGCGTCCTGGCCGATTGTTCCGTCGTCAAGCCCACGCCCGAACAATGGGCGCGGGCGGCGGCGGGGGCGGCGCGCATGTGGAACGCCGACCGCGTCGTCGCCGAGGCCAATCAGGGCGGCGCGATGGTGGAAAGCGTCATGCGCGCCGCCGATGTGAATCTGCCGATCAAGCTGGTCCATGCCAGCCGAGGCAAGGTCGCGCGCGCCGAACCGGTTGCCGCGCTCTACGAAGCGGGGCGCGTCCGCCACCAGGGCGTGTTCGCCGAAGTCGAAGACGAAATGTGCGCGCTGGTGTCCGGAGGCGAATATCACGGCCCGGGCCGGTCGCCCGACCGGGCGGATGCGCTTGTCTGGGCGCTGACCGAATTGATGCTGAGTCCATCCGGACGCCCGCGAATTTGGGTGCAATAG
- a CDS encoding phage portal protein, whose amino-acid sequence MSFLETLGAAFKAAPAARPPLAPPFASPWLFADAGPGAAPYEYRNSVSSAFLDNPVAQRAVRMVAEGVASTPLAQTDETVMKLVAATSAGQSLLETLAAQVLLHGNGYVQIIKDATGTPCELFALRPERMTVDPGPDGWPRSWRYRVGENLVTLPVEDDTQHPNVVHIRTFHPGDDHYGAGSLSAAHQSVAIHNAAARWNRMLLENAARPSGAMVYDAGDGSTLTSEQFERLKAELASAFQGSGNAGRPMLLEGGLKWQSLSMSPAYMDFATLKSSAARDIALAFGVPPMLLGLPGDNTYSNYREANRALWRLTLLPLAKKILDALNEALVAWWPEVTLRVDLDRVPALSEDREKLWSQVNDADFLSEDEKRAMLGLPPREPAGESGKPGKDDTK is encoded by the coding sequence ATGTCATTTCTCGAAACGCTGGGCGCGGCCTTCAAGGCCGCCCCGGCCGCGCGTCCGCCCCTGGCGCCGCCCTTCGCTTCGCCTTGGCTGTTCGCCGACGCGGGGCCGGGGGCTGCGCCTTACGAATACCGCAACTCGGTAAGCTCTGCGTTCCTGGACAATCCGGTGGCGCAGCGCGCCGTGCGCATGGTGGCCGAAGGGGTGGCAAGCACCCCGCTGGCGCAGACCGACGAGACGGTGATGAAACTTGTCGCTGCGACGAGTGCGGGGCAATCGCTGCTCGAAACGCTGGCTGCGCAGGTTCTGCTCCATGGCAATGGCTATGTGCAGATCATCAAGGATGCCACCGGCACACCTTGCGAACTGTTCGCGCTGCGGCCTGAACGCATGACTGTGGATCCCGGCCCGGATGGCTGGCCCCGGTCGTGGCGTTATCGCGTGGGGGAAAATCTCGTGACGCTCCCGGTGGAGGATGACACGCAGCATCCCAATGTCGTGCATATCCGCACGTTCCACCCCGGCGACGATCATTACGGCGCAGGCAGCCTTTCGGCGGCGCATCAATCGGTCGCCATTCACAATGCGGCGGCGCGGTGGAACCGGATGCTGCTCGAAAACGCGGCGCGTCCCTCCGGCGCGATGGTTTACGATGCGGGGGACGGGTCGACGCTCACCTCCGAACAGTTCGAGCGGTTGAAGGCGGAACTCGCCAGTGCATTTCAGGGCAGCGGCAATGCCGGGCGGCCCATGCTGCTCGAAGGTGGGCTGAAATGGCAGAGCCTGTCGATGTCGCCGGCCTATATGGATTTCGCCACGCTGAAATCGTCGGCTGCGCGCGATATTGCACTGGCATTCGGCGTGCCTCCTATGCTGCTCGGGCTTCCGGGGGACAACACCTACTCCAACTATCGCGAGGCCAATCGCGCGCTGTGGCGGCTGACCCTGTTGCCGTTGGCCAAGAAGATCCTCGATGCGTTGAACGAGGCGCTCGTCGCCTGGTGGCCGGAGGTTACGCTGCGGGTCGATCTCGACCGCGTGCCGGCGCTTTCCGAAGACCGGGAGAAGCTGTGGAGCCAGGTCAACGACGCCGATTTCCTGAGCGAGGATGAGAAGCGCGCGATGCTGGGCCTGCCGCCGCGCGAACCGGCGGGAGAGAGCGGCAAGCCCGGAAAGGACGACACCAAATGA
- a CDS encoding DUF6127 family protein — MNREDMLARLIAQAEDTGGDLVTMRAVVEEASELGAARVLTRMGLDDATAHGDLAELRELLRAWRDAKRSAWKAVIEWTVRGILALLLFAIAMRLGAGEIFR; from the coding sequence ATGAACCGTGAAGACATGCTTGCCCGGCTCATCGCGCAGGCAGAGGACACAGGCGGCGACTTGGTGACGATGCGCGCCGTCGTGGAAGAGGCGAGCGAGCTTGGCGCGGCGCGCGTGTTGACCCGCATGGGTCTCGACGATGCGACCGCGCATGGCGACCTCGCCGAATTGCGCGAATTGCTGCGGGCCTGGCGCGATGCAAAGCGCAGCGCGTGGAAGGCCGTGATCGAATGGACGGTGCGCGGGATTCTTGCCCTGCTGCTGTTCGCCATTGCCATGCGTCTCGGCGCGGGGGAGATTTTTCGATGA
- a CDS encoding HK97 family phage prohead protease produces the protein MPTDDFGAIRFAGYAALFDTPDAGRDVIRRGAFSRSLAQRRLSGEAVPLLWQHRPDQRIGWVERITEDDRGLRVVARIDNADSMAAKLLRKGSLSGLSFGYRTGASSTTRLDDGGEGRELQAVDLFEVSLVTRPMQHGARVHFVT, from the coding sequence ATGCCGACGGACGATTTCGGCGCAATCCGCTTTGCAGGCTATGCCGCGCTCTTCGATACGCCCGATGCCGGACGCGATGTCATCCGCAGGGGGGCCTTTTCGCGCAGCCTCGCGCAACGCAGGCTGAGCGGCGAGGCCGTGCCGCTTCTGTGGCAGCATCGGCCCGACCAGCGCATCGGATGGGTCGAGAGAATTACCGAGGACGATCGCGGTCTGCGGGTCGTGGCGCGGATCGACAATGCCGACAGCATGGCCGCGAAACTGCTTCGCAAAGGATCCCTCTCCGGCTTGTCATTCGGCTATCGGACCGGCGCATCGTCGACCACCCGGCTCGACGATGGCGGCGAAGGACGCGAGTTGCAGGCCGTCGATCTTTTCGAGGTCAGCCTCGTGACCCGGCCCATGCAGCACGGCGCCCGTGTGCATTTCGTGACCTGA
- a CDS encoding phage major capsid protein, with product MDMEYKTESLDASFDIVARQDAADDKIKTLRTDVDEIRNRLDKVSRAAARPVLDGGQPARTAEVEGFVDGYLRSGRETELKSMSGMVPGDGGYAVPREIDAMIARTLSNISPIRQIAQVVQTGTAGYRKLITAGGTASGWVSETAARPETSTPAFHEIAPPTGELFANPAASQAMLDDAGFDLEMWLAGEIAAEFARAEGSAFVSGTGVDQPSGFLNSPLSTLDDAARGFGALQYIGSGDDIGFDSEPEARLIDLVHTLKASHRQGASWVMNSSTMAAVRKLKTTDGAFLWQPGMVEGQPDRLLGYPIVEAEDMPDIAAGECPIAFGNFRAGYLIAERSATAILRDPFTHKPFVHFYATKRIGGQVLDSEAIKLLRIEA from the coding sequence ATGGATATGGAATACAAGACGGAAAGCCTCGACGCTTCCTTCGACATCGTCGCCCGTCAGGACGCCGCCGATGACAAGATCAAGACGCTGCGCACCGATGTCGACGAAATCCGCAACCGGCTCGACAAGGTGAGCCGGGCCGCCGCGCGCCCCGTGCTTGACGGAGGGCAGCCCGCCCGGACCGCAGAGGTCGAAGGGTTCGTGGACGGCTATCTGCGCAGCGGCCGTGAAACCGAGCTGAAGAGCATGTCGGGCATGGTGCCGGGTGATGGCGGCTATGCCGTGCCGCGCGAAATCGACGCCATGATCGCCCGGACGCTTTCCAATATCAGCCCGATCCGCCAGATCGCGCAGGTCGTGCAGACCGGCACGGCCGGCTATCGCAAGCTGATCACGGCGGGGGGCACCGCCTCCGGCTGGGTCAGCGAAACCGCGGCACGGCCCGAAACCTCGACGCCGGCGTTCCATGAAATCGCTCCGCCGACCGGCGAGCTTTTCGCCAACCCTGCTGCGAGTCAGGCCATGCTGGACGATGCCGGTTTCGATCTCGAAATGTGGCTCGCCGGAGAGATCGCGGCGGAGTTTGCACGGGCCGAGGGCAGCGCCTTCGTTTCGGGCACCGGCGTCGATCAGCCTTCGGGCTTCCTCAATTCGCCTCTGTCCACGCTCGACGATGCGGCGCGCGGCTTCGGCGCGCTGCAATATATCGGATCGGGTGACGATATCGGTTTCGATTCGGAACCCGAAGCACGACTCATCGATCTCGTGCATACGCTCAAGGCTTCGCATCGCCAGGGGGCGAGCTGGGTCATGAATTCGTCCACGATGGCGGCTGTGCGCAAGCTGAAGACGACCGACGGCGCCTTCCTGTGGCAGCCCGGCATGGTCGAGGGTCAGCCGGACCGGCTGCTCGGCTATCCGATCGTGGAGGCGGAGGACATGCCCGATATTGCGGCTGGCGAATGCCCGATCGCGTTCGGCAATTTCCGCGCGGGATACCTGATCGCCGAACGCTCGGCGACCGCGATCCTGCGTGATCCGTTCACGCACAAGCCCTTCGTCCACTTCTACGCGACGAAGCGGATCGGCGGGCAGGTGCTCGATTCCGAAGCGATCAAGCTGCTTCGCATCGAGGCGTAA
- a CDS encoding head-tail connector protein — protein sequence MKRAIIAPVPLPASALAELKQWLGINTTREDALLTALLHAALDICESYTGLRPIEAYCEEIWPTRTETAPGQWQTLSTRPVQRIASIETVSPDGVRALLPSDSCAMELDADGTGRFRIMDAHGARRVAVHFTAGMAPGWNALPDALRQGVLRLAAHHHRARDTGDGTPAPPMAVTALWHPWRRMRLI from the coding sequence ATGAAGCGCGCCATCATCGCGCCCGTGCCATTGCCGGCCTCGGCCCTTGCCGAACTGAAGCAATGGCTGGGCATCAACACCACGCGCGAGGATGCGCTGCTGACCGCCCTGCTCCACGCTGCGCTCGATATTTGCGAAAGCTATACCGGCCTGCGCCCGATCGAGGCCTATTGCGAAGAGATCTGGCCCACCCGGACAGAAACCGCGCCCGGACAGTGGCAGACATTGTCCACACGGCCGGTGCAGCGCATCGCATCCATCGAAACCGTTTCTCCGGACGGGGTTCGCGCCCTGCTTCCATCCGATTCCTGCGCCATGGAACTGGATGCCGATGGAACGGGACGGTTCCGTATCATGGACGCCCATGGCGCGCGCCGCGTGGCTGTGCATTTCACCGCCGGGATGGCCCCGGGATGGAACGCGCTGCCGGATGCGTTGCGCCAGGGTGTCCTGCGGCTTGCAGCGCATCACCATCGCGCCCGGGATACAGGCGACGGCACGCCCGCTCCGCCGATGGCCGTGACCGCTTTGTGGCACCCGTGGCGCCGGATGCGTCTCATATGA
- a CDS encoding DUF3168 domain-containing protein yields the protein MEIELRSVMLNAFADNPVLSSELNSITEEAPARASLPWLAITTSASTDWSHKTGRGREIRVAVELQCRGDDPATAALLVRRIEKAIEDISEEQDGFTIVSAHFLRARTEQRRPAVRAILFEYRFRLLAH from the coding sequence ATGGAAATTGAATTGCGCAGCGTGATGCTCAACGCTTTTGCCGACAATCCGGTCCTGTCCAGCGAGCTGAACTCGATCACGGAGGAGGCGCCCGCACGGGCGAGCCTTCCCTGGCTCGCCATCACCACGAGCGCCAGCACCGACTGGAGCCACAAGACCGGGCGCGGGCGCGAAATTCGCGTCGCGGTGGAACTGCAATGCCGCGGCGACGATCCCGCGACAGCGGCGCTGCTCGTCCGGCGCATCGAAAAAGCGATCGAGGATATTTCGGAAGAGCAGGACGGCTTCACCATCGTGAGCGCGCATTTCCTCCGCGCCCGTACGGAGCAGCGCCGCCCCGCCGTCCGCGCCATTCTTTTCGAATATCGTTTCCGCCTTCTGGCGCACTGA
- a CDS encoding phage tail tube protein, producing the protein MTAQKGSAFLLKIRNAESPGSYRTVAGLRTTQMSITSDAVVITSKLSGGWRELLSGAGVRQVSVSAAGIFLGSEAENAMRDHVLAGTIDDYELSFEDGARMQGRFLVQRLDYAGDFNGERNYTVSLESSGPVVAVPA; encoded by the coding sequence ATGACTGCACAAAAAGGCAGCGCATTCCTGCTGAAGATTCGCAATGCCGAAAGTCCGGGAAGCTATCGCACCGTCGCCGGCCTGCGCACGACGCAGATGTCGATCACCAGCGACGCAGTTGTCATCACCAGCAAGCTGTCGGGCGGCTGGCGCGAATTGCTTTCGGGTGCAGGCGTGCGACAGGTTTCGGTCAGCGCCGCCGGCATTTTCCTGGGAAGCGAGGCAGAAAACGCCATGCGGGACCACGTTCTCGCCGGCACCATCGACGATTACGAACTGAGCTTCGAGGATGGCGCGCGCATGCAGGGCCGGTTCCTGGTTCAGCGGCTCGATTACGCCGGCGATTTCAACGGCGAGCGTAATTATACCGTCTCGCTCGAAAGCAGCGGACCTGTCGTCGCGGTGCCGGCATGA
- a CDS encoding gene transfer agent family protein: protein MTPGETANAARGEAAIEIAGRKRRLRPSFNALVAAEDELGPLFELVERAGDGRLKLAEMTALFWHCLADRGDIGREDVGEAIAAQGLAASAAPLRAILAQILQGSG from the coding sequence ATGACGCCCGGCGAGACGGCCAATGCCGCGCGCGGCGAGGCAGCGATCGAGATTGCCGGTCGCAAGCGTCGCCTGCGTCCGAGCTTCAACGCTCTCGTCGCAGCCGAGGACGAGCTCGGCCCGCTGTTCGAGCTTGTCGAGCGTGCGGGCGATGGCCGGCTGAAGCTGGCCGAGATGACGGCGCTGTTCTGGCATTGCCTCGCCGATCGCGGCGATATCGGGCGCGAGGACGTCGGCGAGGCCATCGCCGCGCAGGGGCTTGCCGCAAGTGCCGCCCCGCTTCGCGCGATCCTCGCACAGATTCTCCAGGGCAGCGGATGA
- a CDS encoding phage tail assembly chaperone, protein MSSAREGTFASVAERLCGHCAMLLGWRPAEFWETTPAELACILTAMRSPETGAVEPLARDEMQRMMERDNG, encoded by the coding sequence ATGAGCAGCGCGCGGGAGGGAACATTCGCCTCGGTCGCGGAACGGCTGTGTGGTCATTGCGCCATGTTGCTCGGCTGGCGACCGGCCGAATTCTGGGAAACGACGCCGGCCGAACTGGCCTGCATCCTGACCGCGATGCGCAGCCCCGAAACGGGCGCGGTAGAGCCGCTTGCGCGCGATGAGATGCAACGGATGATGGAGCGCGACAATGGATGA
- a CDS encoding tail tape measure protein produces the protein MDEELDTMLIDVRASTQGFASDIAKMRADFDTTLTAGFDRAGSVLERSLLGAIRTGNLGFEDLKRTAMRVLDDIAGRALRTGLDQISGGGGGGLLGIGTGLLGAVLGLPGRATGGNVSPNMPYLVGERGPELFVPTSAGRVETGTASAPARDVRVSINLVTPPGGNSAQSLQRSSRQVASAVRRALLT, from the coding sequence ATGGATGAAGAACTCGATACCATGCTGATCGACGTGCGGGCCAGCACGCAAGGTTTCGCCAGCGACATCGCCAAGATGCGCGCCGATTTCGACACCACGCTGACCGCAGGTTTCGACCGGGCGGGAAGCGTGCTCGAACGCAGTCTTCTCGGTGCGATCCGGACCGGCAATCTCGGTTTCGAGGATCTGAAACGCACCGCGATGCGGGTTCTCGACGATATTGCCGGGCGTGCCCTTCGCACCGGTCTCGATCAGATTTCCGGCGGGGGCGGCGGCGGATTGCTCGGGATCGGAACGGGCCTTCTGGGCGCCGTGCTCGGCCTGCCGGGGCGGGCGACGGGGGGCAACGTGTCGCCCAACATGCCATATCTTGTGGGTGAGCGCGGTCCCGAACTCTTCGTGCCGACCAGCGCAGGCCGGGTCGAAACCGGCACAGCCTCCGCGCCGGCGCGCGATGTGCGCGTGTCGATCAATCTCGTGACCCCGCCGGGCGGCAATTCCGCACAAAGCCTGCAGCGCTCCAGCCGACAGGTGGCAAGCGCAGTGCGCCGGGCTTTGCTGACATAA